The Lepeophtheirus salmonis chromosome 1, UVic_Lsal_1.4, whole genome shotgun sequence genome has a segment encoding these proteins:
- the RpS27 gene encoding small ribosomal subunit protein eS27: MPLAKDLLHPRPEDEKRRHKLKRLVQHPNSYFMDVKCPGCYKISTVFSHAQTVVICTGCTQVLCQPTGGRARLTEGCSFRKKPH, encoded by the exons ATGCCT CTCGCAAAAGATTTGTTACACCCCCGCCCTGAAGATGAGAAACGAAGACACAAATTGAAACGCTTAGTGCAACATCCCAACTCTTACTTTATGGATGTCAAATGCCCCGGATGCTATAAAATCAGCACGGTTTTTTCTCATGCTCAAACCGTCGTTATCTGCACCGGATGCACGCAGGTCCTCTGTCAACCCACCGGGGGACGCGCTCGGCTCACTGAAG GGTGCTCATTTCGAAAGAAGCCTCATTAA
- the LOC121114336 gene encoding uncharacterized protein: protein MMFGVISKHNSGLLYLSLCGSLAFCLFVGIYKLFKQPHFLTSRRIFTTEEGQAHTMRGCLLSALFLLPCLKHILSPYLLITLGLIYSFIFVPFATGAFPSASLSMHLKNYALRSSFILSNRASNFLCDTYDQLSLFLLRVISYYIISNHFRNMVACEFFSYIYCCIDGRFDFTRLMFQLKLYLLSGISLLIRTNKLDTRIRCYLRKVSLSWNGMKHLLWMILATLVIIDGVEGIFAIFTNDSTFAFVNLVFFLTTEVNFESTSSGEHLLIKKLRNLKLNFLQELEPLWVPAVIKVIPIFMSLLGIIFGLTSGYQHSIKTKIILILPASLFCIYNPLRQVRGKVLIPLQRELETLRHGFPVPTFEQLESYGTECPICMDTMSTAGRILPCKHIFHSFCIMKCMKSSRLCPVCRQNITVPK, encoded by the exons ATGATGTTCGGTGTTATCTCGAAACATAATTCAGGATTGCTGTACTTATCATTATGTGGTTCATTGGCTTTTTGTCTCTTTGTTGGgatttacaaattattcaagCAACCACATTTTCTGACGAGTCGACGTATTTTTACCACTGAAGAGGGCCAGGCACATACGATGAGAG gGTGCCTCCTTTctgctttgtttttattacctTGTTTGAAGCATATTTTAAGTCCTTATCTTCTTATAACTCTAGGcctaatatattcttttatatttgtacCTTTTGCAACTGGAGCATTTCCATCTGCGTCTCTTTCTATGCACTTGAAGAATTATGCTCTCAG ATCATCCTTCATTCTCTCTAATCGAGCTTCAAATTTCCTATGTGATACCTATGATCAATTAAGCCTTTTCCTTCTTAGAgtcatttcatattatattatttccaatCATTTCCGAAACATGGTTGCCTGt GAGTTCTTCTCATATATCTATTGTTGTATAGATGGGCGCTTCGATTTCACACGACTGATGTTTCAGCTTAAGTTGTATTTATTATCAGGGATTTCGCTCCTAATTAGG ACGAATAAACTTGATACTAGGATTCGTTGTTATTTAAGAAAAGTAAGCCTATCATGGAATGGAATGAAACATCTACTTTGGATGATCCTGGCTACTTTAGTAATTATTGATGGCGTGGAAGGAATTTTCGCCATCTTTACGAATGATTCTACTTTTGCATTCGTTAATCTAGTCTTTTTCCTGACTACTGAAGTCAACTTTGAGAGTACTTCATCAGGGGAACATCTACTTATAAA gaaaCTAAGGAACCTTAAGCTCAACTTCCTTCAGGAACTGGAGCCCCTTTGGGTACCCGCAGTGATAAAAGTGATACCCATTTTTATGTCCCTCTTAGGAATTATCTTCGGACTCACAAGTGGTTATCAGCACtccatcaaaacaaaaataatactaatccTTCCCGCCTCCCTCTTCTGCATCTACAACCCTCTGCGACAAGTACGGGGGAAGGTATTAATTCCGCTACAAAGGGAGTTAGAGACCTTAAGACATGGTTTTCCGGTACCAACATTTGAGCAGTTGGAATCTTATGGGACAGAGTGTCCTATATGTATGGACACTATGAGCACGGCAGGCCGTATACTACCCTGCAAACAtatattccattcattttgcaTCATGAAATGTATGAAATCGAGCAGGCTGTGTCCTGTATGTCGACAAAACATAACAGTACcgaaataa
- the BCAS2 gene encoding pre-mRNA-splicing factor SPF27, with translation MSEEVSSTEQVIVDALPYIDLGYDEPGVREAALALVEEETRRYRPTKNYLEHLPPLNLTAFETEFLKAEFDRVSSRQPMDILSMKRYELPTPPPGKMTDVSAWTECVDNSMAQLEHQRTRICNLELMLDFGCESWKVYNAALQKMVNDAGIRLAKIKKEIQEINWARKNQQTRVGDKLKNLETQWVGLVSKNYEIETAIVELKTKIHKLQVEKTKKMPTKVSEESVDS, from the exons atgtcgGAAGAAGTAAGTTCTACGGAACAGGTTATCGTGGATGCCTTGCCCTACATTGACCTAGGATATGATGAACCCGGTGTTCGAGAAGCG GCCCTTGCTTTGGTGGAAGAAGAGACGCGGCGCTACAGGCCCACCAAGAATTACTTGGAGCATTTGCCTCCACTGAATCTCACGGCTTTTGAA ACGGAGTTCCTCAAAGCAGAATTCGATCGTGTTTCCTCTCGTCAGCCTATGGACATACTCTCCATGAAACGCTACGAACTCCCTACACCACCACCAGGCAAAATGACGGACGTATCTGCATGGACAGAGTGTGTGGATAACTCCATGGCTCAgcttgagcatcaaagaacaCGTATATGTAATCTAGAACTCATGTTAGACTTTGGTTGTGAGTCATGGAAGGTCTATAATGCGGCTCTTCAAAAAATGGTAAATGATGCAGGCATCCGTCTTGCgaaaatcaaaaaggaaattcaagaaatcaactGGGCGAGAAAGAATCAACAGACCCGTGTTGGAGATAAGCTCAAAAACTTGGAGACACAATGGGTCGGTCTTGTCTCTAAAAACTATGAAATTGAAACGGCCATTGTAGAGCTAAAAACTAAGATTCACAAACTCCAAGTGGAGAAGACGAAAAAGATGCCAACAAAAGTTTCAGAGGAGTCGGTTGACTCATAA
- the Snup gene encoding snurportin-1, giving the protein MSVDELSAVLEDSVLDLSWSTDPEKKEHPRFSKSYKNAGRKAEEQKKRREAHLQKQKDARHDFQALARSLLDLNEEESEMMDEKAPNPFRSPRKRIYKDQLMLSEWFVDIPMDFSEKWLAVPCPVGKRNLVVAGRGKTQFYSRKGSYLGSFPSYLPQGKRMATKCKPNLTLLDCVYHEASKVFYVLDIIIWDGMPFDECDTAFRSFWIKTKMEEVKADTKSKYNPCPFIPLPYFHSGQLQTLFNKPVSTHFRRDNVDLDGILFYHSDAFYLPGPTPLVGWLKGYMVSELISDLLVHPDYVENRPIGYSSMMAYIDEYNSADKEKKKIFTFQKKLPPQPELTEKDEKFRCFFAQKEVMTMEKAMEF; this is encoded by the coding sequence ATGTCTGTTGATGAATTAAGCGCTGTCTTGGAGGACTCTGTCCTGGATTTATCATGGAGCACGGATCCCGAGAAGAAGGAGCATCCCCGGTTCAGCAAAAGCTATAAAAACGCGGGACGGAAGGCTGAAGAGCAGAAGAAGCGAAGAGAGGCTCATCTCCAGAAGCAAAAGGATGCCAGACATGACTTTCAAGCTCTGGCGCGATCTCTTCTGGATCTGAATGAGGAGGAGAGTGAGATGATGGACGAGAAAGCTCCGAATCCATTCCGTAGTCCACGAAAGAGGATCTACAAGGACCAGTTGATGCTCTCGGAGTGGTTTGTGGATATCCCTATGGACTTTAGCGAGAAATGGCTCGCCGTGCCCTGTCCAGTGGGAAAAAGGAATCTCGTGGTGGCGGGAAGAGGGAAAACGCAGTTCTATAGCCGGAAAGGATCCTATCTTGGCTCCTTTCCCTCCTATCTTCCTCAAGGGAAGCGAATGGCTACGAAATGCAAGCCCAATCTCACGCTCTTGGACTGTGTCTACCACGAGGCCTCCAAAGTCTTTTATGTCCTTGACATCATCATCTGGGATGGAATGCCATTTGATGAATGTGATACTGCCTTTAGGTCCTTTTGGATCAAAACTAAAATGGAGGAAGTCAAAGCTGACACCAAGTCCAAATACAATCCCTGTCCCTTCATTCCTCTCCCCTATTTCCATTCTGGACAACTACAAACCCTCTTCAATAAGCCAGTCTCAACACATTTCCGTCGAGATAATGTAGATCTGGATGGGATACTCTTCTATCATTCAGACGCATTTTACCTTCCTGGTCCGACGCCGCTTGTCGGTTGGCTTAAAGGCTATATGGTTTCCGAGCTTATTTCAGATCTTCTTGTTCATCCGGATTATGTTGAGAACAGACCCATTGGATACTCCTCTATGATGGCCtatattgatgaatataattctgcagataaggaaaaaaagaaaatatttactttccAAAAGAAATTGCCCCCTCAGCCCGAACTCAcggaaaaagatgaaaaattccGCTGCTTTTTTGCTCAAAAAGAAGTGATGACAATGGAAAAGGCCATGGAGTTCTGA